A single window of Vicinamibacteria bacterium DNA harbors:
- a CDS encoding dihydrodipicolinate synthase family protein, which produces MPTQLSGIIVPLITPFRDDDSVDHGVLAALAAHLVSDEVDGLMATALTGEGLLLEESETLAVWDTVIEAAAGRVPVVPAILSATTRKAMELARAAEARGAAAIMAAPILSELYSGRSHDDVIGFYADLGASTSLPIVLFNYPSLTGVDLAPSLLARLAEIVPVRYVKESTGDASRVHQIHREVGDRLRVICGAPSTALESFALGVDTWITGILNIVPRSGKELLHAVIAQCDLVLARRIYYEEILPLWDLLRSSSNPTGVIKAGVSAWGLDVGSPRRPGQSLDDEHRARVAAFVAALKSRSR; this is translated from the coding sequence ATGCCGACACAATTGAGCGGAATCATCGTTCCGCTAATCACTCCGTTTCGCGACGACGACTCCGTGGATCATGGGGTATTGGCCGCCCTTGCCGCCCACCTCGTCTCAGACGAGGTGGATGGCCTGATGGCGACCGCGCTCACTGGCGAAGGCCTTCTTCTCGAGGAAAGCGAGACGCTGGCGGTCTGGGACACCGTGATCGAGGCGGCGGCAGGTCGAGTTCCCGTCGTTCCCGCGATCCTCAGCGCGACGACCCGGAAGGCGATGGAGCTCGCGCGTGCCGCCGAAGCAAGAGGCGCGGCAGCCATCATGGCCGCGCCCATTCTCTCCGAGCTCTACTCCGGCCGATCGCATGATGACGTCATCGGCTTCTACGCCGATCTCGGGGCCAGCACGTCTCTTCCCATAGTCCTTTTCAACTACCCGTCTCTCACCGGCGTCGATCTCGCGCCTTCGCTTCTCGCACGGCTTGCCGAGATCGTTCCCGTTCGCTACGTCAAGGAGAGCACCGGTGACGCCAGCCGTGTGCACCAGATTCATCGTGAAGTGGGCGATCGCTTGCGTGTCATTTGCGGCGCCCCCTCGACCGCTCTCGAGTCCTTCGCCCTGGGTGTCGACACGTGGATCACGGGAATCCTCAACATCGTGCCTCGCTCGGGCAAGGAGCTACTCCATGCCGTGATCGCGCAATGTGATCTCGTTCTTGCGCGGCGCATCTACTACGAGGAGATTCTGCCTCTTTGGGATCTCCTTCGCAGCAGCTCGAACCCTACCGGAGTCATCAAAGCGGGAGTCTCGGCATGGGGCTTGGACGTCGGCTCGCCCCGACGCCCCGGCCAGTCTCTCGACGACGAGCATCGAGCACGCGTGGCCGCGTTCGTGGCGGCACTGAAGTCACGCTCGCGCTGA
- a CDS encoding carboxypeptidase-like regulatory domain-containing protein encodes MRIPLCFAIILASVHSLFAQAEAPLPVRKVVLYKNGVGYFEHRGQTRGESAVAIELPSAQLDDVLKSLTVIDLGEGGQVAGVSYTTLAPLDRRLEAMALDLTSADGLTYFLNQIKGARVEIQTGDGVASGKLMSAEVKRRELGSNGTIERTQALVFTSQGQVRALELGSAASIRLLDSELSSQVSRYLDLLRTAHERDVRRLEIETLGPGQRSLQVSYTSEAPIWKTTYRLALEEGAKPLLQGWAIVDNVSAMDWDGVELSLVAGAPVSFVQNLSQPVYSRRPTVPLPAGLQVAPQTHGMAFDVAGERTRIAGTVVDPTGGVLPGAEVQAFDRAGESVSKAVTDEDGRFVLSVPPGVYRVSASLAGLTTHEYREVNVSPGRTRQLDFRLDLDSVSETVTVTGESPLLEPAERMKRERGFPGGIVGGVPSSPPPPAPISRALRESRVEAAQASSLGDQFEYRLPHPVNIGRNRSALLPIVQTEIPGEKVSIYNERSGDPRPRLAVSLVNETGLTLDAGSFTVL; translated from the coding sequence ATGCGTATCCCGCTCTGCTTTGCCATTATTCTCGCCTCGGTTCACTCCCTGTTTGCGCAAGCCGAAGCGCCGCTCCCCGTCAGGAAGGTCGTTCTGTACAAGAACGGGGTCGGCTACTTCGAGCACCGGGGCCAGACCCGCGGTGAAAGCGCCGTCGCCATCGAGCTTCCGAGCGCGCAGCTAGACGACGTGTTGAAGTCGCTCACGGTCATCGATCTCGGGGAGGGCGGTCAGGTGGCCGGGGTCAGCTATACGACGCTCGCCCCCCTGGACCGCAGGCTCGAGGCGATGGCCCTCGATCTCACTTCGGCGGACGGTCTCACGTACTTCTTGAATCAGATCAAGGGCGCCCGGGTCGAGATCCAAACCGGCGACGGAGTCGCGTCCGGCAAACTGATGAGCGCGGAAGTGAAGAGGCGGGAGCTAGGCTCTAACGGAACCATCGAAAGGACGCAAGCGCTCGTCTTTACCTCCCAGGGGCAAGTGCGGGCGCTCGAGCTCGGCTCTGCGGCTTCGATTCGCCTGCTCGACTCCGAGCTTTCGTCGCAGGTCTCACGCTACCTCGATCTTCTTCGCACCGCCCACGAGCGGGACGTCAGGCGACTCGAGATCGAGACTCTTGGACCCGGCCAGCGCTCGCTCCAGGTCAGCTACACCTCCGAAGCGCCGATCTGGAAGACGACTTATCGCCTCGCCCTCGAAGAGGGAGCGAAACCTCTGCTCCAGGGGTGGGCGATCGTGGACAACGTGAGCGCCATGGACTGGGACGGCGTCGAGCTGTCTCTCGTTGCCGGCGCGCCGGTGAGCTTCGTTCAAAACCTCTCGCAGCCGGTCTACTCGAGACGGCCGACGGTTCCCCTTCCCGCGGGCCTGCAGGTCGCGCCGCAAACGCATGGGATGGCGTTCGACGTCGCGGGGGAGCGTACGCGGATCGCGGGAACGGTCGTGGACCCGACGGGAGGGGTGCTCCCTGGTGCTGAAGTTCAGGCATTCGACCGCGCCGGAGAATCCGTGAGCAAGGCCGTCACCGACGAAGATGGCCGATTCGTTCTTTCGGTGCCCCCGGGAGTGTATCGCGTTTCCGCGAGCCTGGCAGGCCTAACGACGCATGAGTACCGCGAAGTGAACGTTTCACCCGGAAGGACACGGCAACTCGACTTTCGACTTGATTTGGATAGCGTCAGCGAGACGGTGACCGTTACTGGAGAGTCCCCACTGCTCGAACCCGCCGAGCGGATGAAAAGGGAACGAGGATTCCCCGGCGGTATCGTGGGTGGTGTCCCGTCCTCGCCGCCTCCCCCGGCCCCGATCTCTCGTGCCCTTCGCGAAAGCCGCGTCGAGGCCGCCCAGGCGTCCTCCCTAGGAGACCAGTTCGAGTATCGGCTTCCTCATCCCGTCAACATCGGGCGCAACCGATCGGCACTCCTCCCCATCGTCCAGACCGAGATCCCCGGAGAAAAGGTATCGATATACAACGAACGCAGCGGCGACCCGCGGCCACGCCTCGCCGTTTCGCTCGTGAACGAGACCGGCCTCACCCTCGACGCGGGGAGTTTCACCGTCCTC